Proteins encoded together in one Janthinobacterium tructae window:
- a CDS encoding LiaF transmembrane domain-containing protein, which translates to MKPEPAYCRRTQLLWGVLLIAIGAVILLDRLDVIYLHDYYALWHYWPLILLVFGLNKLLTPVSAKQVLSGLWLIFFAAWWYVSYEELWNMTFYNSWPALLIAWGVGLVLEPLLNKHFIAYRESEHEK; encoded by the coding sequence GTGAAACCTGAACCAGCTTATTGCCGCCGTACCCAGCTGCTGTGGGGCGTGCTGCTGATCGCCATCGGCGCCGTCATCCTGCTGGACCGGCTCGATGTGATCTATCTCCATGATTACTATGCACTATGGCATTATTGGCCGCTGATACTGCTCGTCTTCGGCCTCAACAAGCTGCTCACGCCCGTGTCCGCCAAGCAGGTACTGAGCGGCCTGTGGCTGATCTTTTTTGCTGCCTGGTGGTATGTATCGTACGAAGAACTGTGGAATATGACCTTCTACAATAGCTGGCCAGCCTTGCTGATCGCCTGGGGCGTGGGCCTGGTGCTGGAACCGCTGCTGAACAAACATTTTATTGCCTATCGGGAGTCCGAGCATGAAAAATAA
- a CDS encoding sensor histidine kinase → MSGPLSKRRGAVVVFLVCIALGLALAFILARVAHAPWLNAVLLVVPATLVYAIGSGFSAFYLCRAYPLHARHPLAIAGVMSLAALFAGLLWATLLQFLNSVSLLPDVRWLGVNLTQSMLALFFGLGALLYCLAAAVHYLLLEFVRARMAEQRGLQAQLMAQEAQLRMLRTQIDPHFLFNSLNSISALTSINAAGARQMTVQLASFFRQSLSLEAHKHITVEQELVLIRHFLAIEQVRFGARLQVAESVDAGALACLLPPMLIQPLVENAVKHGICGLTEGGLIAIEVRRVGSLLQIAVRNPVDADQGPARGNGVGLENVRQRLAGAYGHEASVHWGRRDGDFEVMVSMPAQTGDTEEA, encoded by the coding sequence ATGTCCGGACCCTTGTCGAAGCGGCGCGGTGCCGTGGTGGTGTTCCTGGTGTGCATCGCACTGGGCCTGGCGCTGGCCTTTATCCTGGCCAGGGTGGCGCACGCGCCCTGGCTCAACGCCGTCTTGCTGGTGGTGCCCGCCACGCTCGTGTATGCGATCGGCTCGGGGTTTTCCGCGTTTTACCTGTGCCGCGCCTACCCCTTGCACGCGCGCCATCCGCTCGCCATTGCCGGCGTGATGAGCTTGGCGGCCCTGTTCGCGGGCTTGCTGTGGGCTACCCTGCTGCAGTTTTTGAACAGTGTCAGCCTGTTGCCGGACGTGCGCTGGCTGGGCGTGAACCTGACGCAGTCGATGCTGGCCCTGTTCTTCGGCCTGGGCGCGCTGCTGTATTGCCTGGCCGCCGCCGTGCATTATCTGTTGCTGGAATTCGTGCGCGCCAGGATGGCCGAACAGCGGGGCCTGCAAGCGCAGCTGATGGCGCAGGAAGCGCAATTGCGCATGCTGCGCACGCAGATCGATCCGCATTTCCTGTTCAACAGCCTGAACTCCATCAGCGCCCTGACGTCCATCAATGCGGCGGGCGCGCGCCAGATGACGGTGCAACTGGCCAGTTTCTTCCGCCAGAGCCTGAGCCTGGAAGCGCACAAGCACATTACCGTGGAACAGGAACTGGTGCTGATCCGCCACTTTCTCGCCATCGAACAAGTGCGTTTCGGCGCACGCCTGCAAGTGGCGGAAAGCGTCGACGCCGGCGCGCTGGCGTGTCTGCTGCCGCCCATGCTGATACAGCCGCTGGTGGAAAATGCCGTCAAGCACGGCATCTGCGGCTTGACGGAGGGTGGCCTGATCGCCATCGAGGTGCGGCGCGTGGGCAGCCTGTTGCAGATTGCCGTGCGCAACCCGGTCGATGCGGATCAAGGGCCAGCTCGCGGCAATGGCGTAGGGCTGGAGAATGTGCGCCAGCGCCTGGCGGGCGCGTATGGCCACGAGGCCAGCGTGCACTGGGGCCGGCGCGATGGCGATTTTGAAGTGATGGTTTCCATGCCGGCGCAGACCGGCGACACGGAGGAAGCATGA
- a CDS encoding NAD-dependent epimerase/dehydratase family protein produces the protein MRVFLTGAAGFIGSSIAAGLVRAGHQVTGLVRKPEQVAELAKVGVLGVLGDLNDRELIIEQARAADAVINAASSDHRAAVEAIIEALAGSNKPFLHTSGSSIVGDASGGEGTEQIYHEDKLPAPTADKAARVAIDDLVLASANKGVRASVLCNTLIYGHGALPRDSVQLPRLLKQARKSGIVRHVGPGRNIWSNVHIDDVVSLYLLALKKSPAGTFYFVESGEAAFRDMTAAIADALQLGPAQDWPLPEAIAEWGYEMASYGLGSNSRVRGARARTLLGWQPQGPSVLEWIKHDMLKPLHANAV, from the coding sequence ATGCGAGTATTCTTGACAGGCGCGGCAGGTTTCATCGGCAGTTCCATCGCGGCGGGCCTCGTGCGCGCCGGCCACCAAGTGACGGGCCTGGTGCGCAAGCCGGAACAGGTGGCCGAGCTGGCCAAGGTGGGCGTGTTGGGCGTACTGGGCGATTTGAACGACCGCGAGCTGATCATCGAGCAGGCGAGGGCGGCGGACGCCGTCATCAATGCGGCCAGCAGCGACCACCGGGCCGCCGTCGAAGCCATCATTGAAGCGCTGGCTGGCAGCAACAAGCCTTTCCTCCACACCAGCGGCTCGTCCATCGTCGGCGACGCCTCGGGCGGCGAGGGCACGGAACAGATCTATCACGAAGACAAGTTGCCGGCGCCCACTGCCGACAAGGCGGCCCGGGTCGCCATCGATGACCTGGTGCTGGCCAGTGCAAACAAGGGCGTGCGCGCCAGCGTGCTGTGCAACACCCTGATCTACGGCCACGGCGCCTTGCCGCGCGACAGCGTGCAGCTGCCCCGTTTGCTGAAACAGGCGCGCAAGAGCGGCATCGTGCGCCACGTGGGGCCGGGCCGCAACATCTGGTCGAACGTGCATATCGACGACGTCGTCAGCCTGTATCTGCTGGCGCTGAAAAAGTCGCCGGCCGGCACGTTTTACTTTGTCGAGTCGGGCGAAGCGGCCTTCCGCGACATGACGGCCGCCATCGCCGATGCATTGCAGCTGGGTCCTGCGCAGGATTGGCCGCTGCCCGAGGCGATCGCCGAATGGGGTTACGAGATGGCGTCGTACGGCCTCGGCTCCAACAGCCGCGTGCGTGGCGCACGGGCGCGCACCCTGCTGGGCTGGCAGCCGCAGGGGCCGTCCGTGCTGGAGTGGATCAAGCACGACATGCTCAAGCCGCTGCACGCCAACGCCGTTTGA
- a CDS encoding ATP-dependent DNA helicase, with translation MSASRYTIAVRALCEFTAKVGDLDLRFTPSPTAQEGMAGHATVTSRRDDDYQREISLSGDFGPLHVRGRADGYDPARRQLEEIKTYRGELDAMPANHRQLHWAQARIYGHLLCRQLNLPMLRVALVYFDIVSQKESVMHEECTAEALRLFFEQHCTLFLDWAEQEMAHRASRDAQLTSMAFPHADFRPGQRQLAEAMYKASSRGCGLLAQAPTGIGKTVGSLFPMLKATAAHGLDKLFFLAAKVPGRQMALDACAILKDSAPLLPLRVLELSAKSSACEHPDKACHGESCPLAKGFYDRLPLAREVALASGLILDKEAVRAIALQQGICPYYLGMELARWSDVVIGDYNYYFDLSAMLYGMTLAHDWKVNVLVDEAHNMVSRARSMYSAELAQINLKMLRKFAPEGLKKPLDRLSRQWTALLKEQDGDYHVHPALPEKFFGALQGVATAIGDYAAEHAAALDEDLQRFYFDVLLINRLAESFGAHSLFDVSKTDTGTTVCIRNIVPAPFLKDRFAASHSTALFSATLSPWNYYSDTLGMPADTAWVDVESPFQAEQLSVRVADTISTRYQHRAASLLPIAQLMAKQYAETPGNYLAFFSSFDYMEKTATLFAQHYPDVPLWQQPRRMDDAARAQFLGRFGLDTRGIGFAVLGGAFGEGIDLPGARLIGAFIATLGLPQINPVNEQIRQRMGDLFGAGYDYTYLYPGMQKVVQAAGRVIRTQSDKGVVYLIDDRFSRPEIRQLLPTWWDVQLAS, from the coding sequence ATGAGCGCCAGCAGGTACACGATCGCCGTGCGCGCCCTGTGCGAATTCACGGCCAAGGTGGGCGACCTGGACTTGCGTTTCACACCGTCCCCCACGGCGCAGGAAGGCATGGCCGGCCACGCCACCGTCACGAGCCGGCGCGACGACGATTACCAGCGCGAAATCAGTCTTTCCGGCGACTTTGGGCCTTTGCATGTGCGCGGTCGCGCCGATGGCTACGACCCGGCCCGGCGCCAGCTGGAAGAAATCAAGACCTACCGGGGCGAGCTGGATGCCATGCCCGCCAACCACCGCCAGTTGCACTGGGCGCAGGCGCGCATTTATGGCCATTTGCTGTGCCGGCAACTGAACCTGCCCATGCTGCGTGTGGCGCTCGTGTATTTCGACATCGTGAGCCAGAAGGAAAGCGTCATGCATGAAGAGTGCACGGCCGAGGCGCTGCGTCTGTTCTTCGAGCAGCATTGCACGCTGTTCCTCGACTGGGCCGAGCAGGAAATGGCGCACCGCGCCAGCCGCGACGCGCAGCTCACCAGCATGGCCTTTCCCCATGCGGACTTTCGCCCGGGCCAGCGCCAGCTGGCAGAGGCCATGTACAAGGCCAGCAGCCGCGGCTGCGGCTTGCTGGCGCAGGCGCCGACCGGCATCGGCAAGACGGTGGGCAGCCTGTTTCCCATGCTAAAGGCCACGGCCGCGCATGGCCTCGATAAACTGTTTTTCCTGGCCGCCAAGGTGCCGGGCCGGCAAATGGCGCTCGATGCCTGCGCCATCCTCAAGGATAGCGCGCCGCTGCTACCCTTGAGGGTGCTGGAACTGAGTGCCAAGAGCAGCGCCTGCGAGCATCCTGACAAAGCCTGCCACGGCGAATCGTGTCCGCTGGCCAAGGGTTTTTATGACCGCTTGCCGCTGGCGCGCGAGGTGGCGCTGGCCAGCGGCTTGATCCTGGATAAGGAAGCCGTACGCGCCATCGCCTTGCAGCAGGGTATTTGCCCCTATTATCTGGGCATGGAACTGGCGCGCTGGAGCGACGTCGTCATCGGCGACTACAATTATTATTTCGACCTCAGTGCCATGCTGTACGGCATGACCCTGGCCCACGACTGGAAAGTCAACGTGCTGGTCGACGAAGCGCACAATATGGTGTCGCGCGCGCGCAGCATGTATTCGGCCGAACTGGCGCAGATCAATCTGAAAATGCTGCGCAAGTTCGCGCCCGAAGGGCTGAAAAAGCCGCTGGATCGCCTCTCGCGCCAGTGGACGGCCTTGCTGAAGGAACAGGATGGCGATTACCACGTGCATCCCGCCTTGCCCGAGAAATTCTTTGGCGCGCTGCAAGGCGTGGCCACGGCCATCGGCGATTACGCGGCCGAGCACGCGGCGGCGCTCGATGAAGACTTGCAGCGCTTTTATTTCGACGTGCTGCTGATCAACCGCCTGGCAGAGAGCTTTGGCGCGCATTCGCTGTTCGACGTCAGCAAGACTGATACGGGTACCACCGTCTGCATCCGCAACATCGTCCCTGCCCCGTTCCTCAAGGACCGCTTCGCGGCCAGCCACAGCACGGCCCTGTTCTCCGCCACCCTGAGTCCGTGGAATTACTACAGCGACACGCTGGGCATGCCGGCCGACACGGCCTGGGTCGACGTGGAGTCGCCGTTCCAGGCGGAGCAATTGTCCGTGCGCGTGGCCGATACCATTTCCACGCGCTACCAGCACCGCGCCGCCTCGCTGCTGCCCATCGCCCAGCTGATGGCGAAGCAATACGCGGAAACGCCGGGCAATTACCTGGCCTTCTTCAGCAGCTTTGATTACATGGAAAAGACGGCCACGCTGTTTGCCCAGCATTACCCGGACGTACCCCTCTGGCAGCAGCCGCGCCGCATGGATGACGCTGCCCGCGCGCAATTCCTGGGCCGTTTCGGCCTGGACACGCGCGGCATCGGCTTTGCCGTGCTCGGCGGCGCGTTTGGCGAAGGCATCGACTTGCCCGGCGCGCGCCTGATCGGCGCCTTCATCGCCACCCTGGGTTTGCCGCAGATCAACCCCGTCAACGAGCAGATCCGCCAGCGCATGGGCGACCTCTTCGGCGCCGGCTACGACTACACGTATCTGTATCCGGGCATGCAGAAGGTCGTGCAGGCGGCAGGCAGGGTCATCCGCACGCAGTCGGACAAGGGCGTCGTGTACCTGATCGACGACCGTTTTTCGCGCCCGGAAATCCGCCAGCTCTTGCCGACGTGGTGGGATGTGCAGCTGGCCAGCTAG
- a CDS encoding LytR/AlgR family response regulator transcription factor — MRVAIVDDELLARSVLREYLARHDDIDIVAECANGFDAVKAIAELEPELVFLDIQMPRLDGFEVAELIGAKTKLIFVTAYDQYALKAFECHALDYLLKPYSEQRFDQALAHARANRGTPEAVQTLAREAATRAAPLARVLIRDGAKVHVIASARIDYIEAQDDYISIRSEGKSYLKSQTLAELEAQLDPAKFLRVHRSYLLNIDGIRRIEAATKDSHVAILRDDTRIPVSKAGYQKLKLLVG; from the coding sequence ATGCGGGTGGCCATCGTCGACGATGAGTTGCTGGCGCGCAGCGTGTTGCGCGAATACCTGGCGCGCCATGACGATATCGACATCGTGGCCGAATGCGCCAACGGTTTTGACGCCGTCAAGGCCATCGCGGAACTGGAGCCGGAACTGGTGTTCCTCGACATCCAGATGCCGCGCCTGGACGGCTTTGAAGTGGCGGAGCTGATTGGCGCGAAGACAAAGCTGATCTTTGTCACCGCCTACGACCAGTATGCCCTGAAGGCGTTCGAATGCCATGCCCTGGACTACCTGTTGAAACCATACAGCGAACAGCGCTTCGACCAGGCGCTGGCCCATGCGCGCGCCAACCGCGGCACGCCCGAGGCTGTGCAAACGCTGGCGCGCGAGGCGGCCACGCGTGCCGCACCTTTGGCCCGCGTGCTGATACGCGATGGCGCCAAGGTCCACGTGATCGCCAGCGCGCGCATCGACTACATCGAGGCGCAGGACGATTACATCAGCATCCGTTCCGAGGGCAAGTCTTACCTGAAAAGCCAGACGCTGGCGGAATTGGAAGCCCAGCTCGATCCTGCCAAGTTCCTGCGCGTGCACCGGTCGTATCTGCTCAATATCGACGGCATCCGCCGCATCGAGGCGGCGACCAAAGACAGCCACGTGGCCATCCTGCGCGATGACACGCGGATCCCCGTGAGCAAGGCGGGCTACCAGAAGCTCAAATTACTGGTTGGCTAG
- a CDS encoding LiaI-LiaF-like domain-containing protein, with protein MKNKPPLHSPSQIVLGVIVIGLGLLFLLDNLGFINVRYTFRFWPTILIIFGLLKISQSHTRSGYILGGVMVLLGLSWTLKAMGLLYINWSMLWPLLIIAAGVAVVSKSLPGAQQRQRRRHFSAPPDASAAPDAFGQARNGAVSLDKEVAGATAAPGASGQADDDSIIEVTAILGGYVRRVSSQRFRGGDINVIMAGCEIDLRQASIDGEAVLNVFALCGGVTIKIPPDWSVVLQGTPILGGFEEKTIVPPNQNKRLYVTGYAIMGGLEIRN; from the coding sequence ATGAAAAATAAACCGCCGCTGCACTCGCCATCGCAGATCGTGCTGGGCGTCATCGTCATCGGCCTGGGGCTGTTGTTCCTGCTCGATAACCTGGGCTTCATCAATGTGCGCTATACCTTCCGCTTCTGGCCCACCATCCTCATCATTTTCGGCTTGCTGAAAATATCGCAAAGCCATACCCGCTCCGGCTACATCCTTGGCGGTGTGATGGTCTTGCTGGGCCTGAGCTGGACCTTGAAAGCCATGGGCTTGTTGTATATCAATTGGAGCATGCTGTGGCCGCTGCTCATCATTGCCGCCGGCGTGGCCGTGGTGTCGAAGTCCTTGCCCGGCGCACAGCAGCGGCAGCGGCGCCGGCATTTTTCCGCGCCGCCCGATGCTAGCGCCGCGCCTGACGCATTCGGCCAGGCCAGGAATGGCGCTGTATCGCTCGACAAGGAAGTCGCCGGTGCCACTGCGGCGCCCGGCGCCAGCGGCCAGGCGGACGACGACAGCATCATCGAAGTGACGGCCATCCTCGGCGGCTATGTGCGGCGTGTGTCGTCGCAGCGCTTCAGGGGCGGCGATATCAACGTCATCATGGCGGGCTGCGAAATCGACTTGCGCCAGGCCTCGATCGACGGCGAAGCCGTGCTCAACGTGTTCGCCCTGTGTGGCGGCGTCACCATCAAGATTCCGCCCGACTGGAGCGTCGTGCTGCAGGGCACGCCCATCCTCGGTGGCTTCGAAGAAAAGACCATCGTGCCGCCGAACCAGAACAAGCGTTTGTACGTGACGGGCTACGCCATCATGGGCGGCCTGGAAATCCGCAACTAG